DNA sequence from the Armatimonadota bacterium genome:
CCCCCACGGCTTTGCGGATTCCAATTTCGCGGGTACGTTCTGTAACTGAAACAAGCATTATGTTCATTATGCCGATGCCGCCCACCAGCAGGGATACTGCAGCTATACCTGCAAGAAGCATGGTAAACGTGCGGCTTGTTTGTTCGGCGGTTTCCAAAAATTCGGCTTGGTTGCGAATCATAAAGTCCGATTCGCTGGCAGGCCCAATCTTATGTCTTTTCCTGAGTAGTTCTTCTATTTGGGTAGATGCCTCTGTCATCCTGTCTAAACTTTTCGCCTGGACACTGATTGACCTAATAAAATCAACTCCGAAAACGCGCTTCATCGCAGTCGTCAAAGGAATGAATATGACATCATCTTGGTCCATCCAGCCTCCAGTGCCTTTTGCTGCGGTGATGCCGATTATCTTGAAGTTTATACCGTTTATTCGCACTATCTTATTCAAAGCCGAGTTTTGCCCGAACAAGTTGTAAGCGGCTGTGGGGCCAATGACGCCGACCCTTCGCATTGAGCGTAAATCTTTTTCGGTGAAAAACCGCCCTTTTTCTAATCTATAGTTACGGATAGATGGGTAATCTGGGGTTGTGCCGATAATGGAGGTCATGGTGTTCATGTTTTTGTATTTTACCTGGGCTTGCATTCGAAGTTCGGGTGCTATCTTGTCGACGGCTGGGCAGCTTTTTTCAATTGCAAGAGCGTCGTCATAGGTAAGCGTTTGCACGGAGCCCATGCCGCCTCTAACCATCCCGAACCTAGCTTGTCCGGATATCACCGTTAGGACGTTGGTACCCATGGATTGAATCATGCTCATGGTTCTCTGGCGCGCACCTTGGCCGATTGCAATCATTGCGATGACAGCGGCTACGCCGATAATCACCCCGAGCATTGTCAGCCCCGAGCGCACCTTATTTGCTGACAGTCCATCGAGCGCAACCTTTATGCTTTCTGAAAGGTTCATTCCTCTACCTCCGGAGGCATTGAGGCAAGTATCTCGCGAGCGTCACGCTGCTTGTCAACTTTTTCATCGCTCACTATCCTGCCATCTCTGAACCTAATTATTCTTTTTGTATGCATCGCGACATCTAGCTCGTGCGTGACAATTAAAACGGTTTTGCCCTCTCGGTTGAGTTCTTGCAAAATCGCTAATATCTCTTCTCCTGTGCGAGTGTCGAGGTTCCCTGTGGGTTCATCGCCGAGAATAATCGCTGGGTTGTTGACCAATGCACGTGCGATTGCTACTCTTTGCTGCTGACCACCAGAAAGTTCGTTTGGTTTATGGTTGGCGCG
Encoded proteins:
- a CDS encoding ABC transporter permease, encoding MNLSESIKVALDGLSANKVRSGLTMLGVIIGVAAVIAMIAIGQGARQRTMSMIQSMGTNVLTVISGQARFGMVRGGMGSVQTLTYDDALAIEKSCPAVDKIAPELRMQAQVKYKNMNTMTSIIGTTPDYPSIRNYRLEKGRFFTEKDLRSMRRVGVIGPTAAYNLFGQNSALNKIVRINGINFKIIGITAAKGTGGWMDQDDVIFIPLTTAMKRVFGVDFIRSISVQAKSLDRMTEASTQIEELLRKRHKIGPASESDFMIRNQAEFLETAEQTSRTFTMLLAGIAAVSLLVGGIGIMNIMLVSVTERTREIGIRKAVGAKGRDILLQFLIESMVLSVFGGFIGILAGIGGAKLLGKMAGWDTLISMPSIILAFGFSAAVGIFFGIYPAQKASSLKPIDALRYE